One region of Streptomyces sp. NBC_00442 genomic DNA includes:
- the serB gene encoding phosphoserine phosphatase SerB, whose translation MTPSPLPPAGRSSDAGQSSDVPTLLVKIFGKDRPGITAGLFDTLAAYAVDVVDIEQVVSRGRLVLCALVTEPTVATPGELRATVHSWADSLKLEAEIISGIGDNRPRGSGRSHVTVLGHPLTAESTAAIAARIAGTGGNIDRIFRLAKYPVTAVEFAVSGVATGTLRTALATEAAALGVDVAVVSAGLHRRAQRLVVMDVDSTLIQDEVIELFAAHAGCEDEVAGVTAAAMRGELDFEQSLHARVALLRGLDVSVVDKVRAEVRLTPGARTLVRTLKALGYQVGVVSGGFTQVTDGLKDELGLDFASANTLEIEDGKFTGRVTGEIVDRAGKARLLREFAAQAGVPLAQTVAIGDGANDLDMLNAAGLGVAFNAKPVVREAAHTAVNVPFLDTVLYLLGITREEVEAADGVLD comes from the coding sequence ATGACGCCATCGCCCCTGCCCCCCGCCGGCCGGAGCTCCGACGCCGGTCAGAGCTCTGACGTACCGACGCTCCTCGTCAAGATCTTCGGCAAGGACCGTCCGGGCATCACCGCCGGGCTCTTCGACACCCTCGCCGCCTACGCCGTCGACGTCGTCGACATCGAACAGGTCGTCTCCCGCGGCCGCCTCGTGCTGTGCGCGCTCGTCACCGAGCCGACCGTGGCGACCCCGGGCGAGCTGCGCGCGACCGTGCACAGCTGGGCCGATTCGCTCAAGCTGGAAGCCGAGATCATCTCCGGCATCGGCGACAACAGGCCGCGCGGCAGCGGCCGTTCGCACGTCACGGTGCTCGGCCACCCGCTGACCGCCGAGTCCACGGCGGCCATAGCGGCCCGTATCGCCGGCACCGGCGGCAACATCGACCGCATCTTCCGGCTCGCCAAGTACCCGGTCACGGCAGTGGAGTTCGCCGTGTCGGGTGTGGCGACGGGGACGCTGCGCACCGCGCTCGCGACCGAGGCCGCCGCCCTCGGGGTGGACGTGGCCGTCGTCTCGGCGGGTCTGCACCGGCGGGCCCAGCGGCTCGTCGTGATGGACGTCGACTCCACGCTGATCCAGGACGAGGTCATCGAGCTGTTCGCGGCGCACGCCGGCTGCGAGGACGAGGTCGCCGGGGTGACGGCCGCCGCGATGCGCGGCGAGCTGGACTTCGAGCAGTCGCTGCACGCCCGGGTGGCGCTGCTGCGCGGCCTCGACGTCTCGGTGGTGGACAAGGTGCGGGCGGAGGTCCGGCTGACGCCGGGCGCCCGCACTCTGGTCCGTACGCTCAAGGCGCTCGGCTATCAGGTCGGCGTGGTGTCCGGCGGGTTCACCCAGGTCACCGACGGGCTCAAGGACGAGCTCGGGCTCGACTTCGCCTCCGCCAACACCCTGGAGATCGAGGACGGCAAGTTCACCGGCCGGGTCACCGGCGAGATCGTGGACCGGGCCGGCAAGGCGCGGCTGCTGCGGGAGTTCGCCGCGCAGGCCGGGGTGCCGCTGGCGCAGACCGTGGCGATCGGTGACGGCGCCAACGACCTCGACATGCTGAACGCGGCGGGCCTCGGCGTCGCCTTCAACGCCAAGCCCGTGGTGCGGGAGGCCGCGCACACCGCGGTGAACGTGCCCTTCCTCGACACCGTGCTCTATCTGCTCGGCATCACCCGCGAAGAGGTCGAGGCCGCCGACGGCGTCCTGGACTGA